Part of the Candidatus Stygibacter australis genome, CCTATTACGTGTCACCCCTTAACCTGCCCTGGGGTTTGAATCTTCCCGAAAGCTGGAAGTATCCCATAGAAAGAAACACTATCACAGAGGCATATTTTAATTTTGCTGCCTGGGCAGAAAGCGGAGGAGAATCCTTCCAAGACTGGTTCCTCTATTTAGAAGATAGAGTTGACCCTGAAAAAATATATCAAACCCCATAAAATGGAGAATAGAATGAAGAGATTAATTTACTTGCTCCTTATCACTATGCTGGTGCTGGTTTCCTGCACCTCAAATGATAATGACATTAACAAGGCACCAAATGGTATGCAGGAATTAGAAATTCCGGATGGATTTGATTTTTCCTCAGAACAAAATGTAGACCTGTATATCAATATCCAGAATTATAATACTGCCCCGGTTGCAGGTATCGTTTTTGACATCGCCTATGTGAATAGTGATAACGAAAATATGCATATTATGCAGGCAGTAACAAATGAAACTGGAATTATCGAAAGACAGCTTATTGTGCCTTCCTATGTTAATAAGCTATTTGTAAGTGGTCTTATGAGCAGTCAGGAACTGGAAATCATCAATGGAGAAGCAAGATATGAAATGGGTCCCGGTCAGGGATTCAGAAGTGATGCAAATTATGAACCTCCTGCTGCAACCAGATCATTTTCTTATCTTCCTGGTGTTACCTATAATAGCCAGGGGGTACCCTCTCCCATAGATTTAATTGCTATTGAACCGGAGGTTATAGCCCGTATTTCCACTTCCCTGCCTGAACATGAAGATGTGGGTACTACTCATCCTGAATATATAGCTGACGGAGTAGAATCAAACTTTGTTATTATTGAAGATGCGGATGTCTGGATAACGTTTGTAGCTGAAGGTGCCAGTTATCGAAATGCCTTTGGTTTTTATACATATCCTGTAGGGAATCCTCCTGCTGATCCTGCTTCTTTAGATCATACTATATTATTCCCCAATTGTTCATATCCCGGCTATGGTGGAGCTCTGGAATCGGGTTCCAAGATATATCTGGGAACATTTACGGCAGGGACAGTAATAGGCTGGTTCCTGGTCCAAAATGGCTGGGAAGGATCGGCAAACGTCTCTGAAACTGCCCAGCGCTTTTATAGTGACAAGCAGTATAATCCCGAAGGTGCTCCTGATGATGAGCATACTGTTTTATTGTATGATGCCGAACATGAGCTTTTTGTGCTTGGCTTTGAAGATGTAAATCGCCAGGAAAGTTTTTGTGATCATGATTTCAATGATGCCGTTTTTATAGCTAATGCTAATCCCTTAAGTGGTATAGATAACACAAATATTCCCCCTATCGACGTTCCTCCAGATACTGATGGTGATGGAGTAAGTGATCCTATTGATGAATTTCCAAAT contains:
- a CDS encoding LruC domain-containing protein, with product MKRLIYLLLITMLVLVSCTSNDNDINKAPNGMQELEIPDGFDFSSEQNVDLYINIQNYNTAPVAGIVFDIAYVNSDNENMHIMQAVTNETGIIERQLIVPSYVNKLFVSGLMSSQELEIINGEARYEMGPGQGFRSDANYEPPAATRSFSYLPGVTYNSQGVPSPIDLIAIEPEVIARISTSLPEHEDVGTTHPEYIADGVESNFVIIEDADVWITFVAEGASYRNAFGFYTYPVGNPPADPASLDHTILFPNCSYPGYGGALESGSKIYLGTFTAGTVIGWFLVQNGWEGSANVSETAQRFYSDKQYNPEGAPDDEHTVLLYDAEHELFVLGFEDVNRQESFCDHDFNDAVFIANANPLSGIDNTNIPPIDVPPDTDGDGVSDPIDEFPNDPDRAFTQYYPSTEYATVVFEDLWPHYGDYDLNDLVIDFRYQIVTNAAGLMKDIDVLGRLRAVGASNNNGLSIEFPFTYSDVTITGYSDNLTPALVEDNYTILDLFSNTTSLTGQPVPAAYNTNMDLPTHAPIEFYCNMTLASHLDLSALDFLLPFNIFMIQQGDVSHEIHLINHSPTGRADLNLFGTHDDASVPSLDSYYLSITNLPWALNMPESWHYPAEQNSIIEVYDQFAGWAESGGISNQEWYLFQSDRVDMDKVYIDH